Proteins from one Caulobacter sp. 73W genomic window:
- the ychF gene encoding redox-regulated ATPase YchF produces MALKVAIVGLPNVGKSTLFNALTQTAAAQAANYPFCTIEPNTGDVAVPEPRLDALAKIAGSKEIIPARITFVDIAGLVRGASKGEGLGNQFLANIRDCDAVAFVARCFEDDDITHVEGRIDPLSDLEIIEMELMLADLESLEKRLPAIEKKAKSGGDKEAANTLRLINLALAQLREGRPARAATVDKEDEKAWHMLQLLTSLPALYVCNVDEGSADKGNKFSDLVAERAAKDKAKSVVISAQIESEIAMLEAAERAEFLETLGLEEPGLNRLIREAYNLLGLQTYFTVGPKEARAWTIHVGDTGPQAAGVIHTDFEKGYIRAETIAFDDFVKLGGEAGAKEAGKMRSEGKEYVVKDGDVMHFRFNV; encoded by the coding sequence ATGGCCCTGAAAGTCGCCATCGTCGGTCTGCCCAACGTGGGCAAATCGACCCTGTTCAACGCCCTGACCCAGACGGCGGCCGCCCAGGCGGCCAACTATCCGTTCTGCACCATCGAGCCGAACACCGGCGACGTGGCGGTGCCCGAGCCGCGCCTGGACGCCCTGGCCAAGATCGCCGGCTCCAAGGAGATCATCCCGGCCCGCATCACCTTCGTCGACATCGCCGGCCTGGTGCGCGGCGCGTCGAAGGGCGAAGGCCTGGGCAACCAGTTCCTGGCCAACATCCGCGACTGTGACGCCGTGGCCTTCGTCGCCCGCTGCTTCGAGGACGACGACATCACCCACGTCGAGGGCCGCATCGACCCGCTCAGCGATCTCGAGATCATCGAAATGGAGCTGATGCTGGCCGACCTGGAGAGCCTGGAAAAGCGTCTGCCGGCCATCGAGAAAAAGGCCAAGTCGGGCGGCGACAAGGAAGCCGCCAACACCCTGCGCCTGATCAACCTGGCCCTGGCCCAGCTGCGCGAAGGCCGCCCGGCCCGCGCCGCGACCGTGGACAAGGAGGACGAGAAGGCCTGGCACATGCTGCAGCTTCTCACCTCGCTGCCGGCGCTTTATGTCTGCAACGTCGATGAAGGCTCGGCCGACAAGGGCAACAAGTTCTCCGACCTGGTCGCCGAACGCGCCGCCAAGGACAAGGCCAAGTCCGTGGTGATCTCCGCGCAGATCGAGAGCGAGATCGCCATGCTCGAAGCCGCCGAACGCGCCGAGTTCCTGGAGACCCTGGGCCTCGAAGAGCCCGGCCTGAACCGCCTGATCCGCGAGGCCTACAACCTGCTGGGCCTGCAGACCTATTTCACGGTCGGCCCCAAGGAAGCCCGCGCCTGGACGATCCATGTCGGCGACACCGGCCCGCAGGCCGCCGGCGTCATCCACACCGACTTCGAGAAGGGCTACATCCGCGCCGAAACCATCGCCTTCGACGATTTCGTCAAGCTGGGCGGTGAAGCGGGCGCCAAGGAA